A segment of the Candidatus Methylomirabilota bacterium genome:
TGTCCGTCGGTCCCACGCGCGTGGCCGCGCCGTGGAAGTGCTCGAGCAGGAGCCCGCTCATCGGCGACGGCGCCGCGGCGAAGCGCTCGATCAGCGTGTCGATGGCCTCGTCCTTGAGGGTCGCGAGGAAATTCGACTTCCAGTAGTTCAGCGCGCCCTTGGGGAACCCGGCGTCGAACATCATGTTCGCCGCGCTGTAGGGCATGGGGCCGACCACGTCCATGACCGGAGAGCCGAAGCGCTTGAGCGGCGCCACCGCCGTCGCGCCCGCGTCGAGGGACCCGGCGTGCACCGCGATGATGGCGGCGAGCTTGGCGCCCGAGCCGTCGGGCGCGTGGAGCAACCCCGCGAACGCCGTCAAATCGTCGGGCAGCGACGCGGTGAAGTCACGGTAGAAGCGAAGCACGTCGCGCGCGGCGCCGAACGGGTGCGCGACCAGGCCCCCGACGACCGTCGGCCCCACCGGGTAGAGCTCGAACTCGAGCCACGTCGCCACGCCGAAGTTGCCGCCGCCGCCGCGGAGCGCCCAGAAGAGATCGGGGTGGTCCTTGGCGCTCGTCCGCACGATGTCGCCGGTGGCGGTGACGAGCTCGACGGCGCGGAGGCTATCCACCGCCATCCCGTACTTGCCCATCAGCCAGCCGAGGCCGCCGCCCAGGGTGAGGCCGCCCACCCCGGTGGTGGACACCACACCGCCGGTACTGGCGAGTCCGTGGAGCTGCGTCTCGCGG
Coding sequences within it:
- a CDS encoding FAD-binding oxidoreductase, with translation MTAQELESLHSQIAGNVLAPSETAYDIARRVHNGMIDRRPAVVVRAHGTADVQAAVRFARERGLEISVRGGGHNVAGNAVTEGGVMIDLSAMRGVHVDPRMRRAHVQGGATWGDYNRETQLHGLASTGGVVSTTGVGGLTLGGGLGWLMGKYGMAVDSLRAVELVTATGDIVRTSAKDHPDLFWALRGGGGNFGVATWLEFELYPVGPTVVGGLVAHPFGAARDVLRFYRDFTASLPDDLTAFAGLLHAPDGSGAKLAAIIAVHAGSLDAGATAVAPLKRFGSPVMDVVGPMPYSAANMMFDAGFPKGALNYWKSNFLATLKDEAIDTLIERFAAAPSPMSGLLLEHFHGAATRVGPTDTAFPHRSVGYNFLAVGEWDNPANTAANVAWTREAYTAMRPHFAEGRYVNYLNADEMDEGSAVESAFGPNWRRLREVKRCYDPDNVFHLNQNIKP